The Branchiostoma floridae strain S238N-H82 chromosome 7, Bfl_VNyyK, whole genome shotgun sequence region aaaaaaaaaaggaatggaCTTTCGTTTGTGGGAGAGAGATAGGTATTTCTAGTATTTTCCCTCTGAAATTGTCCAAAAGTGCTAAGTTGTGGGAGCAGGCGTCTACATGGTTTAGGACATTCCATACTTAAAAAGAGGAAAAGTCATGTTTTAAATTAAAGATTTGATTATGGAATCTTAGAGAAGTATCAGGACAACATAGATGTATCTTGTACCATTTTCTAGCCAGTGTCATTATTATACAAGCTACATGATTATACACATCCAATTATTTTATAAAAGAGGTATTTCCGAAGATTAGACTCAAATATCGCAATTTTGGAATagtactggatatgatttcatGAGTGACAACCAAAGTAACAGTAGAAAATCTTCTACAACTAGTCCTTTGTAAATCTTGATCAGTTTTTATTATCTCTTGAAACTTTTCTCAAAAAACATCAAGCCAGTATATAAGTGATATGTTACAGAATCTTTAAAAGAATGTTTAttaggtaatacatgtacaggtagaaCAATTCATTATATCATACAAATGAAGGAGTGGGATCATGTAGTGTAACTGGagggtgtttggtccagaatccagaggtcctgggtttgaatcctgccatgctacaatgcaccgatcttgtgtccttgggaaaggcacttaacacaactttcctcacttcactcatgtGTGAcattgggtacctgactttagtTTGataggtaaaactaaaaggcagTGGAAAGGGAAGGGTAGAGCTAATATTGTGCCCAGACATAGTGGATAAAAACCCACTACCCctattcagttcagttcagttcagcaTATGGCATTTAAAAAGCTATGGGAGTACCGTTACCTTTTACCTTGTTACAAGAAATTTAAGGTAGTAAGTAAATGAAGATTTGTTGCAGGAAATGTAATCTTAAAATCACAATTGGACTACATTTATATGAAAATGTAGAAAGTTTAAGAAGGTATGAAAGGTGATAGTTgtaatacttgtacatgtacatgtagttacaagGAACtggatgaaatttgaaaatttcacaCAGCTTCCACTGTCTTTGAAGGTGTGATTTGTGTTAATACTGACATGCAGATTTTTCAATTCCTGTCCACTGAAAAGACCCCACCAGTTGTCTGTCTCCAGTATGACTGATTTCAGGCATTGAAGAAACTTTTATCGGAAAGACAAAACCTGTTGTGCAAAAAGAAACTCAGTAATGTGAAGTGAAGCAAAATCAAGCATCATATTTACTTTTAAATGTGTACAGTATACAATACTATATTATACATATACCAGATTCATTATCCTTTTGTGTTCAACTTTATATAGTATGGGCTGAGCTGTACAAGTGCAAGGAGTACAATTTACAGGCTTTAAACTTTTTATAGCCATTGAACATAGTATTACTCACTCTCGCACTATCATGCTTGCACATAGATGTAAAGGCTTGTCGTACGACAAAATTTAATGACATTCAATATCTAACAGTTCCAAACAAACCAAGATGTCCTAACTATCCCAGTTTGCCACAAGCCTCTATCTTTTAGGTTGGCACTGTAAACTTAAGATCTTCCCTAAGttgtttgatacattttgaGCAGTCTTAAGTTTTCTTACTATCAGGAATGCTGCAATGTACAAAGTTCTGTAACAGGTAGCCACAGCGACTGTTAGTGGGCTTCTTTTGCTTGCAGTCTTATACGTTAGGGCTAATATATAAAACTGCAAACAAAAAGAAGCCCGCCAACAGTCGTGGCTATGCAACAGGGTCATAGGGTTCTTTGAACAATGGTTGACTTTGACCACAAGCATTATAATTACACTAATATATACTTTCCTCAGATAGTAAAGCTACAGGTTTAGAGACCAAACCAAGAACAAGTAGCAGAACATTGCCAGATTTTAATCTGAATTTCAGTTCTTCAAGCTATTGTAATAAGAACATTTGTTTGTCTTGATACTAAACATAGCATTAGTAAAACCCTTCTATTAAAACTTGTACAGAATGTGATGTGTAAGTCTGTCTCAATTTCAAAAGACCACATCAAATACTATTAGACTAGAAGCATTAATTGTGACACAGTAGCTGTCTTGAAGTGACTTTGACAAAGGTGGTATATACTTGTACATTATTAGTGTGAAAAACTAACCATTTTATATCAAAGTCTTGTTAGTattatatgccaaaaagcagttactcaagcaactggatatgatttttgaaacggtttaaactagcatccactagttttcgtcagtgacgctgACTTGTTAGTATTAGTTTTAGGGGAGGATTGGGGTTGGCTTGGGGTAACTGCCATTGGGAATGTGTTTCAAAAAGCAGACAAACTTTAACCAACATTTCCTTACAGTTAATTGTACTTTTTTTGAAGCAAAAAGGGAACACTACAATAACAGAACCTAGCATTAGCATTATACTTCATGTATAGAGTGTTCAGTTCTGCAAGGTCCTAACTCTCTGGGTCTACttttaagctggtgtgttactgttaagctggtgtgttatgccaaagggcggttataccggctatatagatacagataatttATACTAAAATCATTATGTTCAGACGAGTCTTCAAACATATTATATAAGTAAGTGTTTGTTCCAGAGTGAGCCGGTGCATAGGCCATTGTAAATAGCGAATAGTCCTCTGTATCAGAGCTATTCAGTTCCATGTCATGTCTCCAAGTGCAGTGCATTTGTAAGATTGATTTGACCACGGGGTGACATAAGGACACCCTATAGGACGGACTCATTGATAATCCATTAGACAAAACCTGACCCTGGATATTTGTAATCAGTTTATAATGCTAAAGTATATATCGTTATAGCTAGAGCTTgatcatcaatattcattaaAAACAGCATTGACTGAAGTTACCCCTTTGCCCAAGGCCGTGTATTGCCTTGAGGACTTGTTAAATGATTACTAAATTGCATTTTGCTTGCTATTTTTAGCTTGACGCTATCTCAGTAAATTATCCTAAACATTCTATGCTGCATTTTTCAAGCTTGAATACTATAAAAGTTATGCCTCTGCCTAACAGCAATTGCTTTTGTTGAGTTATTATCTAATCATATAATGTAAGTTCAGTCTGTGATATTGTGTTAGAAACATGGATAAGCTTTCTCAGCATTGAAGTTTATCTTTGAACATTTCTTTGTGTACAGTTAATTCATAGCAACTATAGACAGATCCTGACATCGCAAAATCAGCAATTGTAAACCTGTATTATCAATAATACACTAATACTAGATTGTGATATGGCTACAGTATATACTCTGATTTACCAATGGAATATTATGATTATTAAATGGTTATATAACAATGCTGATGTTGATAGACATACATATTACTCAAGCTCTTTCTTATGAATTTTACCACATTCGTATTATCAGCAATGTTAGAACATATTTGTGATTTTGgtgattatgtatgtaatagtCTTTGATTCCTATGCTGTGCATTCTAGTTTATACAAAGGTCACCTGCTTTGAAAACAAGATGTTTTATTGATATGGTTTTCATTCCAGCTTACTTGCATGCTCTATAGTCTATTATTTTCATCCATCTTACAATTAAAGATGATCAGTAATTAGACAAGTTTTACTGGTCTTATACAGGACCTTGTTGAAACCACTGCCCTAGATATGTGGTGATAATACATTTGTTGTATTTGGATTCTTCCTTCAAAATACATAATACCCTTTCTTGATTCTTGCGCTAAATGTGTGCTAAGTTCGTTGCGCTTGCCTAGGTTTTAAAAAGCTGTTGTAAAAAAGACTGTGTCTTTTCAAGAAGTCAGAATGCAGACAGTATGTTATAGAATGTTAATGTTTATTTGAACTTGTTGGCGACTGTATTGTACTTTGCAGATGGTGTAGTTGCAACTAGAACATTTTGTGCAATctttacaaaaatatcattattcAGATATTCAAATCTGCTTGTTACCATGGTGGAAATACAATAAAAATAGTATTAAACAGAATGAAGTTGGTGTggttatatatatttttgcaaCAAGAAATAACCAATGATAACATAAAAGAACTTATGGATtgtaaaacacaacataatACAACACAACTTTATGCTTCTTCAACCTTTCAACATAATAGATTTtagtatatatacaaaatatttacagccTCATAAACAAACCTATCTTTACATGTTACGACTCTTTGAACGCAGCTTCTTGCCAGATAAAAGTAGAATGGCTGTACTTAGCACTGAGAATGCAATACAGTAGCAAGTTATGTCCACAACTGTTTCTAGTAAGATGAGGGGATAGGGTGGTATTTCTCGGGCATCACCACCGTTCTGTTGTACTCGCGAATATCGTCCGTTCCCACGTGATCCTCGTAGAACCAGTGTACCGTGGCGGTCGCTCCCGGGTTCATGAACGACATGCTGGGCAGGTACTGGAGTGGTGCTTCCACATAACCTGGGGTGCCCTGCTGTTCAGCTGGTGACTTTACGCTGCAGTCCTTCTCAATGTTGCTAGGAGGCGATGCTGCACTGCACTTGGagttgttgttgctgtctgGTGACTTGGGATGGGGCGGGGATGCTGTGATGGAGGCTGCTGAGGGCGGGGCAGTGTAGCTTGGGCTTGTTGCCGTGGAAACTGGGCTGCTGCTGAGTTTGATGGACTGTCGCTTCCGGTTGCTCATTGGCTCCTTGGCCGCCATGACCTCACTGATGACCTGGAACAAAAATGTTTCTATTAGCTTTGTGATAAAGAAATTATCTTATGAACTCTTCAACACTTAGGGTAGAGTGTTTTGGACCATTTTTAAGGTGTTTTTCACAATCAGCCTTTTACTTTTGACCACACTTGACATAATAGCACAAACCACCACAAGACAACCGGTTATATTGACGGTCTCAAAATGATTCCTGcccatagacacaagcattaagcgaATTGCCCAAGATGACCACTCGGTGTATTGCAATTGAGACCACCCTTAGTCTGGGTATGTGAccaatataacgctagttcacctttatccgttgggtaacctatatccgttgctttggaaaacagggtatttggggatataatacgttgacggacgttggtttgaaatttcagtATTGTCAGTATATTATAGTTCAAAACTATCGCTCGTcagcttgatgtgcctaaacaccctgttttgaaaaacaacggatataggttaacctgcagataaaggtgaactagcattaagtACAATAATGATCAGAATCAGTACACACCTTCTGCATGTATTCCTCTGCGATGAGCTGCGGACCCATGGCGCGGTGTGGCAGACTGGCCAGGGCGGCGCCCACTCTTCTGTCACGACTGCGTCGGTTCTGGAACCACGTCTGTTGGAAAACACACAACAGTTTGTAAATAAAACTGAACAACAGGTACCACAACTatcacaacaaataaacaactcccaatatgtttagaaatagccaactctagtattacagtagaatattgttcataactgtctattgtcacttgtatatttactatgtttataccatgtacttgcaattagccctcgggcacgaacttgcaaataaacttcttctatatTCTATGTAATACTGtatcatatgtatgtatgtatatacctCCATACAAAAATCCAGTATAGAATATTTCTA contains the following coding sequences:
- the LOC118419670 gene encoding retinal homeobox protein Rx1-like; this translates as MLCTARPPEMINTFKQEPQDIINDWNMYHTLSTYHAEDSYIPPSAPQPHVPPMRKKQPPVGRNRKNAYMPHQVQLLEGVYQATKMPDSAQKNVIATFVGVGSKQVQTWFQNRRSRDRRVGAALASLPHRAMGPQLIAEEYMQKVISEVMAAKEPMSNRKRQSIKLSSSPVSTATSPSYTAPPSAASITASPPHPKSPDSNNNSKCSAASPPSNIEKDCSVKSPAEQQGTPGYVEAPLQYLPSMSFMNPGATATVHWFYEDHVGTDDIREYNRTVVMPEKYHPIPSSY